The following are encoded together in the bacterium genome:
- the drmA gene encoding DISARM system helicase DrmA yields the protein MGWAVTGQVQGAVPTPWDLRTDLVGRVTADLLGPLDGDNEVLLGYRMRNGRWSSPGRVRDRYLVGMLAPKGTVALDPERDDDVGPEDGDGPERSVQDGRSPRLVLSQSSMGLSVVVADTVDVLVARCRWGHYLREFHTQADGSRAPVWVRHPRTVDVVVPLAAGEFGPLAVNGEGIVLRGRITASGNGPWLVTVFLSNEQTQVERNKDSRWMFQAGFSLSAADGSDAFLGRDQVLTGSVAVPDWERVEVAQLDMQYRDVVEFGVGHGVGIEVEVSATDPRRAVRVGTAIIPKYEVWRTDAPHTGAVPQLSGLVTDMKLLSELGPKELRTALAPLTAGYRTWLDEELARVGDPATRLEGHEETARLTVSEAKRVADAVADGIDLVCTDPDALDAFRFANQSMWRQRIHTVAIDARRHDPELSLYEAVTASDWPANRSWRPFQLAFVLLCIPSLTDPAHPERNDRDALADLLFFPTGGGKTEAYLGLVAYTLAIRRMQGVVGDGEDAVDGRDGVAVLMRYTLRLLTAQQFQRAATLMCSAELWRQHRAKRDVRYAGAPFRLGMWVGGSVSPNKAADAKKFAEDAKQGGFGGGQATPVQLTDCPWCGRQIDPKTDSRFDPVLERFLLFCGDKECSFTERKTNGEGIPVVTVDEEIYRLVPSFVIATIDKFAQLPWNGATSTLFGRVVSRCERHGYRNPDLDQSHQYQWKERDSHQRRHSHPPASTVPTVRLRPPDLIIQDEMHLVTGPLGTMAGLYETAIDRLSSWTYNGQLVRPKVVASTATTRRAREQAWSVFWRNLRIFPPPVLDVGRSFFAEQVLPGPQTPGRLYMGICAHGERLKQVELRVFASVMAAAKAIWDELGSEGVRADPWMTTVGYFNAVRELAGMRRMAEDELRTKLRRTRFTEGLANRPSVELKELTSRVSADDIKTILRQLFVTHEPEPSEPQTGKDKDSEPRERPVDLLLATNMISVGVDVPRLASMIVVGQPKATAEYIQATSRVGRDPKGPGLVITLYNWARPRDLSHYETFVHYHATFYRHVEPLSVTPFSQRALDKGLTGVLVSAVRHSHGDWNPNPSARELSRPDQRIASDVQAIAERASSVTGDLSTKDLVTAMANKRLDAWDRETQLRQHLSYAKRTATDVALLLKPETGDWDMWTCPNSLRDTEVQANLQISEHDPSYESLSQPPIILGQPASLLRPVTAADDDIREAVEADEAATTT from the coding sequence ATGGGGTGGGCGGTGACCGGCCAGGTTCAGGGCGCGGTGCCGACTCCTTGGGATCTGCGTACGGACCTGGTTGGGAGGGTCACAGCCGATCTGTTAGGCCCTCTCGACGGTGACAACGAAGTCCTCCTGGGTTATCGGATGCGTAACGGACGCTGGTCGTCACCGGGACGGGTACGCGATCGGTACTTGGTTGGGATGCTGGCCCCGAAGGGAACGGTCGCACTGGATCCCGAACGCGACGACGATGTTGGACCGGAGGACGGCGATGGCCCTGAGAGAAGTGTTCAGGATGGCCGTAGTCCAAGGCTGGTTCTGTCGCAGTCGTCAATGGGCTTATCCGTTGTAGTTGCCGACACGGTCGATGTGCTAGTGGCGCGGTGTCGCTGGGGTCATTATCTGCGGGAGTTCCACACTCAGGCGGATGGGTCCCGAGCTCCGGTGTGGGTTCGACATCCCAGAACGGTCGACGTGGTCGTGCCTTTGGCCGCTGGCGAGTTCGGACCGCTGGCTGTCAACGGAGAAGGGATCGTACTGCGGGGCCGGATCACTGCTTCGGGGAACGGACCGTGGCTGGTGACGGTGTTCTTGTCGAACGAACAGACCCAGGTTGAGCGCAACAAGGACAGCCGCTGGATGTTCCAGGCTGGTTTCTCCCTGTCTGCCGCCGACGGTTCTGATGCCTTCCTGGGCCGCGACCAGGTTCTGACGGGTTCCGTGGCTGTTCCAGATTGGGAACGGGTCGAAGTTGCCCAGTTAGACATGCAGTATCGCGACGTCGTGGAGTTTGGCGTAGGGCACGGGGTTGGGATCGAGGTGGAGGTGTCTGCCACAGATCCGCGCCGTGCGGTTCGTGTCGGAACGGCCATCATTCCGAAGTATGAGGTATGGCGCACCGACGCCCCTCATACGGGTGCGGTTCCTCAACTGTCGGGTCTGGTCACAGACATGAAGTTGCTGTCTGAGCTCGGACCCAAGGAACTCCGGACAGCTCTTGCGCCCTTGACTGCCGGTTACAGAACTTGGCTCGACGAAGAGCTCGCCCGTGTTGGTGATCCCGCTACCAGGCTTGAGGGACACGAGGAGACTGCCCGCCTTACAGTCTCTGAAGCCAAACGGGTGGCCGATGCGGTAGCCGACGGGATCGACCTGGTGTGCACAGACCCGGATGCCTTGGACGCGTTCCGGTTCGCCAACCAATCCATGTGGCGCCAGCGTATCCACACTGTTGCTATCGACGCTCGCCGCCACGACCCCGAACTGAGCCTGTACGAGGCGGTCACCGCATCTGACTGGCCTGCTAACCGATCATGGCGACCGTTCCAACTGGCGTTTGTCCTGTTGTGTATCCCGTCGCTGACCGACCCCGCTCATCCGGAGCGAAACGACAGGGACGCCTTGGCTGATCTGCTGTTCTTTCCGACTGGCGGTGGCAAGACTGAGGCTTATCTCGGGCTGGTGGCATACACACTCGCCATCCGGCGGATGCAGGGTGTGGTAGGAGATGGCGAGGACGCCGTTGACGGCCGAGACGGTGTGGCCGTACTAATGCGTTACACCCTGCGGCTGCTGACCGCCCAGCAGTTCCAGCGGGCAGCGACTCTCATGTGCTCAGCGGAGTTGTGGCGCCAACATCGCGCCAAACGCGACGTGCGCTATGCGGGTGCGCCGTTCCGACTCGGTATGTGGGTTGGAGGTTCAGTTTCGCCCAACAAGGCCGCGGACGCGAAAAAGTTCGCCGAGGATGCCAAGCAAGGGGGCTTCGGTGGCGGTCAGGCGACACCAGTCCAGTTAACTGATTGTCCCTGGTGCGGACGGCAGATCGACCCCAAGACAGACAGCCGCTTCGACCCCGTACTTGAGCGATTCCTGCTGTTCTGCGGAGATAAGGAGTGCTCATTCACGGAGCGGAAGACCAACGGCGAGGGCATCCCTGTTGTGACTGTGGACGAGGAGATTTATAGGCTTGTTCCGTCGTTCGTGATCGCCACAATTGACAAGTTTGCTCAGCTCCCCTGGAATGGAGCAACCTCAACGCTGTTCGGACGCGTGGTGTCCCGCTGTGAGCGCCACGGATACCGCAACCCGGACCTCGACCAGTCACATCAGTATCAGTGGAAAGAACGTGACTCCCATCAGCGGCGCCACTCGCATCCCCCTGCCAGCACCGTGCCTACTGTTCGGCTGCGGCCGCCTGATCTGATTATCCAAGACGAGATGCATCTGGTCACCGGACCGTTGGGCACTATGGCAGGCCTCTACGAAACCGCGATAGACAGGCTTTCTTCCTGGACTTACAACGGACAGCTCGTCCGCCCGAAGGTTGTCGCGTCGACTGCTACGACCCGCAGGGCTCGCGAGCAGGCTTGGTCGGTGTTCTGGAGGAACCTCCGGATCTTCCCGCCGCCGGTCCTCGACGTGGGCAGATCGTTCTTTGCTGAGCAGGTACTGCCGGGTCCCCAAACGCCGGGACGCCTCTATATGGGGATATGTGCCCACGGCGAGCGACTGAAGCAAGTGGAGTTGAGGGTGTTCGCATCTGTTATGGCTGCAGCTAAGGCGATCTGGGACGAACTCGGCTCCGAAGGTGTGAGGGCAGACCCGTGGATGACCACCGTGGGGTACTTCAACGCGGTGAGGGAACTCGCCGGCATGCGCCGTATGGCCGAAGATGAGCTTCGCACAAAGTTACGCAGAACCAGATTCACCGAGGGCCTCGCGAACCGCCCGTCCGTTGAACTCAAGGAGCTGACCTCACGGGTGTCCGCTGATGACATCAAGACAATCCTGCGCCAGCTGTTCGTAACCCACGAACCCGAACCATCGGAGCCCCAGACCGGCAAAGACAAGGACTCGGAACCGCGCGAACGACCGGTCGATCTGCTACTGGCGACCAACATGATCTCGGTCGGTGTGGACGTTCCACGTCTCGCGTCGATGATCGTCGTCGGCCAACCCAAGGCCACAGCGGAGTACATCCAGGCTACATCGAGGGTCGGCCGCGATCCTAAAGGGCCGGGACTCGTAATCACCCTTTACAACTGGGCTCGGCCACGCGACCTATCACACTATGAGACATTCGTCCACTACCACGCCACCTTCTACCGACATGTCGAGCCTCTGTCGGTCACGCCGTTCTCCCAGCGGGCCCTCGATAAGGGCCTCACCGGTGTGTTGGTATCCGCGGTGCGCCACAGCCATGGCGACTGGAACCCGAACCCTTCGGCTAGAGAACTCAGCCGGCCGGACCAGCGAATAGCCTCAGATGTCCAAGCGATCGCGGAACGTGCCAGTTCGGTCACTGGCGACCTATCGACCAAAGATCTGGTAACCGCGATGGCAAACAAACGTCTTGATGCATGGGATCGGGAGACCCAACTACGTCAACACCTGTCTTACGCCAAGCGCACGGCCACCGACGTGGCCCTACTCTTGAAGCCGGAAACGGGCGACTGGGACATGTGGACCTGTCCGAACTCTCTGCGTGACACCGAAGTGCAAGCGAATCTGCAGATCAGCGAACACGACCCCTCGTACGAGTCCCTCAGCCAACCACCGATCATTCTCGGTCAACCTGCCAGCTTGTTGCGACCGGTCACCGCCGCCGATGACGACATCCGAGAAGCGGTCGAAGCGGACGAGGCCGCCACCACCACATGA
- a CDS encoding DUF1998 domain-containing protein — translation MSPTRSRNTYKSRRVGGVRPSQMIHTYGPGAVIDLPRLSVILAGTDTWDINFTERILEPRLVRSVKTIPGCNQVAEFRTPPWEEETANAFDDWARIGVPVYPFPRWLRCTRCDLLSTVDSRLFELNVPVYRPDWARYYHDKCYGRRPTAVPARFLIACPAGHLDDFPWEEYAHGGKPCPDGPILELKEVGKASRATDVRVVCKTCDATRIAQDAFGLDADKHLPRCRGRHPHLHRFDTACEEPTRALLLGASNGWFSVYRSALSIPTVTGEIEQKVAEHWDHLEDIEERGELAFILKRLMKGAGERPLRWLLRYDPDDVWTAIVDRRTSGEPGAGPEDLRGPEWAAFTAAVPPQSDDFEVQTLDIPDGFRVTLDHPVAVRRLREVLALCGFTRIDGPDASHPHRIAPIWKEPQSWLPAAEVRGEGILIRLPETRVEQWEASYRTTERYEYLRQAVRNWRTRRGLDPDGGLPPARFILLHTLSHMLIHQVALECGYSTASIRERLYSRESGSPTGPPMAGVLLYTASPDSEGTLGGLVALTAPNRLASVLREARTRARLCSTDPMCADHHAGDLGDTLHNAACHACLFAPETSCEAGNRHLDRAAVVPILGQQTGSYFT, via the coding sequence ATGAGCCCCACTAGGTCAAGGAACACCTACAAGTCACGACGGGTCGGTGGCGTCCGCCCGTCACAGATGATCCACACATACGGCCCCGGGGCGGTGATCGACCTGCCACGGCTGTCGGTCATCCTCGCTGGCACCGATACCTGGGACATCAATTTCACGGAGCGGATCCTCGAACCCCGACTGGTCAGGTCCGTAAAGACGATTCCCGGCTGTAACCAGGTTGCTGAGTTCCGTACTCCTCCGTGGGAGGAAGAAACCGCGAACGCGTTCGACGATTGGGCCCGCATCGGCGTCCCGGTCTACCCATTCCCCCGATGGCTGCGCTGTACCCGCTGCGACCTGCTGTCGACGGTTGATAGTCGTCTCTTCGAACTCAACGTCCCCGTGTATCGACCTGACTGGGCCCGCTACTACCACGACAAGTGCTACGGCCGCCGTCCCACCGCGGTACCCGCCCGCTTCCTCATTGCTTGCCCGGCTGGCCACCTAGACGACTTTCCCTGGGAGGAGTATGCGCATGGTGGTAAGCCATGTCCGGACGGTCCAATCCTTGAACTCAAGGAGGTCGGGAAGGCCAGCCGAGCCACAGACGTGCGGGTCGTGTGTAAGACCTGCGATGCCACCCGGATTGCACAGGATGCGTTCGGCCTAGACGCCGACAAGCACCTCCCGCGTTGCCGGGGTCGGCACCCACACCTACATCGCTTCGATACCGCCTGTGAGGAACCCACCAGAGCGCTGCTACTCGGCGCGTCTAATGGCTGGTTCTCCGTCTACCGGTCCGCTCTATCGATCCCCACCGTGACGGGTGAGATCGAACAGAAAGTCGCAGAACACTGGGACCACCTCGAGGACATCGAAGAACGCGGCGAGTTGGCATTCATACTCAAGAGGCTCATGAAGGGTGCAGGAGAGAGACCGCTCCGATGGCTGCTTCGCTACGACCCAGATGATGTATGGACAGCCATCGTCGACCGGCGCACCAGCGGCGAACCCGGTGCCGGACCCGAGGACCTGCGCGGTCCCGAATGGGCCGCATTCACTGCCGCGGTGCCTCCACAGTCCGACGACTTTGAGGTACAAACGCTCGATATCCCTGACGGGTTCAGGGTCACGCTCGACCATCCAGTTGCCGTCAGACGGCTCAGAGAAGTCCTAGCCCTGTGCGGGTTTACACGTATTGATGGACCCGATGCATCGCACCCACACCGGATCGCACCCATCTGGAAGGAGCCTCAGTCCTGGCTACCCGCCGCCGAAGTCCGAGGCGAAGGAATACTGATCCGGCTTCCGGAAACGCGAGTCGAACAGTGGGAGGCAAGCTATCGGACCACCGAGCGGTATGAGTACCTACGCCAAGCTGTCCGTAACTGGCGCACCCGCCGAGGACTCGACCCCGATGGAGGACTACCGCCCGCCCGGTTCATACTGCTACACACGCTGTCGCACATGCTGATTCACCAGGTCGCTCTCGAGTGCGGATACTCCACCGCATCGATAAGGGAGCGCCTATACAGCCGAGAATCAGGTAGCCCTACGGGCCCGCCAATGGCCGGCGTTCTCCTGTACACGGCCTCCCCCGACTCTGAAGGTACGCTCGGGGGCCTTGTCGCTCTTACAGCACCCAATCGGCTCGCCTCGGTACTGAGAGAAGCGAGAACCCGGGCCAGGCTGTGTTCTACTGATCCCATGTGCGCAGATCACCACGCCGGCGACCTAGGCGACACTCTCCACAACGCCGCTTGCCATGCCTGTCTCTTCGCTCCCGAGACGTCCTGTGAAGCCGGCAACCGCCACCTCGACCGAGCAGCCGTCGTCCCCATCCTCGGCCAGCAAACAGGCAGCTACTTCACATGA
- the drmC gene encoding DISARM system phospholipase D-like protein DrmC → MTDQLTRATVQAAIHVPAELLAAGAVAVANRPRWSPKSQDLLVTANPAANYREHARAIGHAWSHTPDVSGAAVAAAMRAAAKTAKAVRTEYSTSLVWTGPTTEALGLRSTRSVLNALVANATESLILVSFATHNVGDLTTDLSNAAARGVEVTIILETPDDPGGPLDIGPTHPLAPLRGTATFYRWPDETRRAHFATTARLHAKCVIADRTSALITSANLTSAGINDNIELGIFIEAGPLPGQLAHHIRLLIEQGTLDVS, encoded by the coding sequence ATGACCGATCAGCTGACCCGAGCGACGGTCCAAGCTGCTATTCACGTCCCCGCGGAGCTCCTGGCCGCCGGAGCTGTAGCAGTGGCCAACAGGCCCCGTTGGTCACCCAAATCACAGGATTTGTTAGTCACCGCGAACCCCGCCGCTAACTACCGTGAGCATGCCCGAGCCATCGGACATGCATGGTCACATACCCCGGATGTCTCCGGAGCCGCGGTCGCGGCTGCCATGCGGGCCGCAGCCAAGACTGCCAAGGCGGTAAGGACCGAGTACAGCACCAGCCTGGTCTGGACTGGACCCACTACCGAAGCCCTGGGCCTACGATCCACACGATCCGTTCTCAACGCACTCGTGGCCAACGCCACCGAAAGCCTCATACTGGTGTCCTTCGCCACCCACAACGTCGGTGATCTGACAACGGACCTCTCCAACGCTGCAGCGAGGGGAGTCGAGGTGACCATCATTCTCGAGACGCCGGACGATCCCGGCGGTCCGCTCGATATCGGACCAACACACCCACTTGCGCCCCTCAGGGGCACCGCCACTTTCTACCGGTGGCCCGACGAAACCCGCCGAGCGCACTTCGCAACAACCGCCCGCCTCCACGCGAAGTGCGTCATCGCCGACCGTACATCCGCGCTCATCACCAGCGCGAATCTGACCAGCGCCGGGATTAACGACAACATCGAACTCGGCATCTTCATCGAAGCAGGGCCGCTTCCGGGGCAACTCGCCCATCACATCCGACTACTAATTGAGCAAGGAACTCTCGACGTTTCGTAG
- a CDS encoding toll/interleukin-1 receptor domain-containing protein: protein MSQNGRDARFGAFLSYAQQDDDYEDGRITELRRRLEAEVHMQMGVPFKIFHDRRDIFYGQQWRARIGESLDGSTLLITIITPSFLKSKLCREEVLVFLEGEQSLDRNDLIIPILYMRTPGLDNPHDEVAVELAKRQYFRWGDLRFEDMNSNSVRKAIAKLAEDIVSAFKAVLTSEAEAPLDNLSADDISDDPPGLMELLAEAEEAIPLFNTAIRALTDLLHETAEVTTMATSELQAKSTVPNPGAARVLVIRRLAKRLEKPISEMENVTDDYVDQLARVGSGINVLTELIRDAKTEDNIEAAHGLLKNLVELAKNGETGIDQIARLREILANNYRLSSTLRPVLRRMSNALHKVEPSKYEFITWRDDLSAVLLSGGSNSDTSCK, encoded by the coding sequence ATGTCACAAAATGGGCGAGATGCTCGCTTTGGTGCGTTTCTGAGTTACGCACAACAAGACGATGACTACGAAGACGGCCGGATCACTGAGTTAAGGCGTCGTCTAGAAGCAGAAGTTCATATGCAAATGGGCGTACCCTTCAAGATCTTTCATGACCGACGTGATATCTTTTATGGACAGCAATGGCGAGCGCGAATTGGCGAATCCTTGGACGGTTCTACGCTGCTTATAACAATAATCACACCTTCCTTCCTAAAGAGCAAATTGTGCCGAGAAGAGGTTCTCGTATTTCTAGAGGGTGAGCAGTCATTAGACCGCAATGACCTAATCATCCCTATCCTATATATGCGGACACCAGGGCTTGACAATCCTCACGACGAGGTCGCCGTGGAACTTGCAAAACGACAATACTTCAGATGGGGGGATCTGCGCTTTGAAGACATGAATTCTAACAGTGTACGGAAGGCGATTGCTAAGTTAGCAGAAGACATCGTGAGTGCTTTCAAGGCTGTTCTCACATCTGAAGCAGAGGCCCCGCTCGACAATCTGTCTGCTGACGACATCTCCGATGACCCTCCAGGATTAATGGAGCTCCTTGCCGAAGCTGAAGAGGCTATCCCACTATTCAATACAGCAATACGTGCACTCACAGATCTTCTTCATGAAACTGCCGAAGTCACAACTATGGCCACAAGTGAGCTACAGGCCAAGAGCACGGTACCAAATCCAGGGGCGGCGCGGGTTCTAGTTATTCGACGTCTTGCGAAGCGCCTAGAGAAACCGATATCTGAAATGGAGAACGTAACAGACGATTATGTAGATCAGCTCGCGCGCGTCGGGAGCGGAATCAATGTACTTACAGAGCTAATTCGTGATGCAAAGACAGAGGACAATATTGAAGCTGCTCACGGCCTGCTCAAAAACCTAGTTGAGTTAGCCAAGAATGGAGAAACGGGAATAGATCAGATCGCGCGACTCAGGGAGATTCTAGCCAACAACTATCGCCTGAGTAGTACTCTACGACCTGTTCTAAGACGTATGTCCAACGCTCTGCATAAGGTAGAGCCTAGTAAGTATGAGTTCATAACTTGGCGTGACGACCTTTCGGCAGTACTATTATCAGGTGGTAGCAACAGCGATACTTCCTGTAAGTAA
- a CDS encoding P-loop NTPase fold protein, producing the protein MLGGFIALVFVDGRPASEAREALVAALVPIGFVIVFGFGYGADLPRRVARFGPDREERTFLVVALFFLVALATVAFTLAYLTVEEGQALCLVTCDLQILGVGRWQNPFRLSYSGTPKYLAAGVGAVLVGSVQLLTTLVAPRRLGPDVPFRSLSRRVGWRAVAVTAFWGVGWLLVIEAAVAVAGVGLPVVAVLRIFAALFCVGAIAFEIWHPWGRVVSAPNGEPAAGWKVALRALAMSFVFTPWADLAVFSWTLTTSHILEFMIARVFLGLAAGGAVVHAQGQGIPDVLLKVYVRGNQEAETQSDGTAPMGSRSIRPPAFDPDPADPFAKDLLGRRSHVVGLTDRVVTLAGPATVMVDGGWGSGKTAFLRMCAADLRSRGETVIEFDAWAAQHTQRPALDLLGALSEGITDPGAGHLAAARTRLATALRGAVPDPRYDSWREQRRAATSIRQSLESAAAGHGRLVLIIDELDRCPPSYALEALADIHHLFAVERVVVIVGVNRGELCEVVRTVYGPQFKADGYLRRLADIHISLPATTQIDTSDFFANALREAGLTEPADPRSLQILRLVVDLETCALRD; encoded by the coding sequence GTGCTGGGCGGCTTTATTGCTCTTGTCTTCGTCGATGGGCGTCCTGCGTCAGAAGCGCGGGAGGCGTTGGTCGCTGCTCTCGTGCCTATTGGGTTCGTCATCGTGTTCGGGTTCGGGTACGGGGCGGACCTCCCGAGACGGGTTGCTCGGTTCGGGCCTGACCGCGAAGAGCGCACGTTCTTGGTGGTTGCCTTGTTCTTTCTGGTGGCCCTGGCAACGGTGGCCTTTACTCTCGCTTACCTGACGGTCGAAGAGGGTCAAGCTCTTTGTCTCGTTACGTGCGACTTGCAGATTCTGGGGGTAGGCCGGTGGCAGAATCCGTTTCGCCTGAGCTACTCGGGCACCCCGAAGTACCTTGCTGCCGGGGTGGGAGCGGTGCTTGTTGGATCCGTTCAACTGCTAACCACCTTGGTCGCTCCGCGGAGACTCGGCCCGGATGTTCCCTTCCGGAGTCTGAGCCGCCGCGTTGGATGGCGGGCCGTAGCGGTCACAGCCTTCTGGGGTGTCGGATGGTTGCTGGTCATCGAAGCGGCGGTTGCCGTTGCAGGTGTCGGTCTGCCGGTCGTAGCTGTCCTCCGGATCTTCGCTGCACTCTTCTGTGTGGGTGCTATCGCGTTTGAGATTTGGCACCCTTGGGGTCGGGTCGTGTCGGCTCCCAACGGTGAGCCAGCAGCGGGCTGGAAGGTAGCGCTCCGGGCCTTGGCGATGTCGTTCGTGTTCACCCCGTGGGCCGACCTTGCCGTGTTCTCCTGGACGCTCACGACGTCGCACATTCTGGAGTTCATGATCGCACGGGTGTTTCTCGGGTTAGCTGCGGGCGGGGCAGTGGTCCATGCTCAAGGTCAGGGTATACCTGACGTATTACTCAAGGTTTACGTAAGGGGAAATCAAGAAGCGGAGACTCAGTCAGACGGCACCGCACCAATGGGGAGTCGGAGCATCCGGCCACCAGCGTTTGACCCGGACCCCGCGGACCCATTCGCCAAGGATCTGCTGGGCCGTAGATCACACGTCGTAGGACTCACCGACAGGGTCGTGACACTGGCTGGGCCGGCGACCGTGATGGTCGATGGGGGCTGGGGGTCTGGCAAGACGGCCTTCTTGCGGATGTGCGCAGCCGATCTGCGGAGCCGGGGAGAGACCGTCATCGAGTTCGACGCTTGGGCGGCGCAGCACACACAGCGGCCGGCCCTCGACCTGCTCGGCGCTCTTTCGGAAGGTATCACCGACCCCGGCGCAGGTCACCTCGCCGCGGCGAGGACCCGCCTGGCGACCGCTCTGCGGGGCGCGGTGCCAGATCCCCGTTACGACTCATGGAGGGAACAACGGCGGGCTGCCACCTCGATTCGCCAATCTTTGGAGTCAGCAGCAGCCGGACACGGACGACTGGTGTTGATTATTGACGAACTAGACCGCTGCCCCCCTAGCTACGCCCTCGAAGCCTTGGCAGACATCCACCACCTCTTTGCCGTCGAACGGGTTGTGGTGATAGTCGGTGTCAACCGCGGGGAGTTGTGTGAGGTGGTGCGGACTGTTTACGGCCCCCAGTTCAAAGCCGACGGCTATCTGCGCCGCTTGGCGGACATTCACATCTCCCTTCCCGCTACGACCCAGATTGACACATCCGACTTCTTCGCCAACGCCCTGCGAGAAGCGGGACTCACCGAGCCTGCCGACCCGCGCAGCCTTCAAATCTTGCGTCTGGTGGTTGACCTTGAGACCTGCGCTCTGCGGGATTAG
- a CDS encoding CHAD domain-containing protein, with the protein MSEQENLSPPRASRVVLPASTPFVEMLRERAPGPADPAIHLAYGRLLEQFEEMIAQEPRAWEGLDPEGVHKMRVATRRLRSALRAFKKVLPASIRSFNGEFKWLAAALGGVRDLDVARGNLPHFLSEIPEEDAAHLDDYQQYLADRWREERRYLLAGMASRRYGRLKEGFAERLERGPSARAMETLGSITVGEAAQLLIGKRYRGVLRRGREITSASSDEALHELRIRCKRLRYLLEFFRPTYGELLKAETTRLKELQDVLGEFQDACVAGQLLRRYAEGLPVRSGNRAQLNALGQLIASQDRRAATRRADFANAWERFDSPGGRTGLLTRLAESRASVTREHT; encoded by the coding sequence GTGTCGGAACAGGAGAACCTGTCACCCCCGCGGGCTTCTCGAGTGGTGTTGCCGGCGAGCACGCCGTTCGTGGAGATGTTGCGAGAACGGGCACCCGGCCCGGCCGATCCGGCCATCCATTTGGCTTATGGCCGCCTGCTCGAGCAGTTCGAGGAGATGATCGCCCAGGAACCCAGGGCCTGGGAGGGTCTGGATCCCGAAGGGGTACACAAGATGCGGGTGGCCACGCGCCGCCTCCGTTCCGCCCTTCGAGCCTTCAAGAAGGTGCTGCCCGCCTCGATCCGGTCGTTCAACGGCGAGTTCAAGTGGCTGGCGGCCGCTCTCGGTGGTGTGCGGGACCTCGACGTCGCCAGGGGGAACCTCCCCCACTTCCTGTCCGAGATACCTGAGGAGGATGCTGCGCACCTGGACGACTACCAGCAGTATCTGGCCGATCGGTGGCGCGAGGAGCGAAGATATTTGCTGGCCGGCATGGCCAGCCGGCGGTACGGGCGTTTGAAGGAAGGCTTCGCGGAGCGGCTCGAACGGGGTCCGTCTGCGCGCGCTATGGAGACCTTGGGCTCGATCACGGTCGGCGAGGCCGCCCAGCTGCTCATCGGCAAGCGTTACCGGGGGGTGCTGCGCCGTGGTCGTGAGATCACGTCCGCGTCCAGCGACGAGGCGCTGCATGAGCTGCGGATCCGATGCAAGCGGCTGCGCTACCTCCTCGAGTTCTTCCGTCCGACCTATGGCGAGCTGCTCAAGGCGGAGACCACCCGGCTGAAGGAACTCCAGGATGTGCTGGGCGAGTTCCAGGACGCCTGCGTCGCCGGCCAGCTGCTTCGCCGCTACGCCGAAGGCCTACCCGTGCGCAGCGGCAACCGAGCCCAGCTCAACGCATTGGGCCAGCTGATCGCCAGCCAGGATCGCCGGGCTGCCACGCGCCGGGCCGACTTCGCCAACGCATGGGAACGGTTCGATTCCCCGGGTGGTCGAACAGGACTCCTCACTCGCCTGGCGGAGAGCCGGGCCTCGGTCACCCGGGAACACACCTGA